The following coding sequences lie in one Mycobacterium sp. DL440 genomic window:
- the dut gene encoding dUTP diphosphatase gives MSTSLAVVRLDRELPMPSRAHDGDAGVDLYSARDVELAPGQRELVPTGVAVAVPHGMVGLIHPRSGLAARVGLSIVNSPGTIDAGYRGEIKVSLINLDPDTPIVINRGDRIAQLLVQRVELPELVEVTSFDEAGLADTSRGDGGHGSSGGHASL, from the coding sequence GTGTCCACCTCTCTGGCGGTCGTCCGATTGGACCGCGAACTACCGATGCCCAGCCGGGCGCACGATGGTGACGCGGGCGTAGACCTCTACAGCGCGCGCGATGTCGAGCTGGCCCCCGGGCAGCGGGAGCTCGTGCCCACCGGCGTCGCGGTAGCCGTCCCGCACGGAATGGTGGGTCTGATCCACCCACGCTCGGGTTTGGCTGCACGCGTGGGTCTTTCGATCGTCAACAGCCCGGGCACCATTGACGCCGGCTACCGCGGCGAGATCAAGGTTTCGCTGATCAACCTCGATCCCGACACGCCGATAGTGATCAACCGCGGTGACCGGATTGCCCAGCTGCTGGTTCAGCGGGTAGAACTGCCCGAGTTGGTCGAGGTGACCTCGTTCGACGAGGCGGGCCTGGCTGACACCTCCCGTGGCGACGGCGGCCACGGTTCCTCCGGCGGACATGCGAGTTTGTGA